The genomic region CACTGTTTCCAGGACACTCTCTACCACGGGCACTAGGTCAGTAGACGGGTTTTGTATCATCTGATTTTCTACATTCTCATTTCGGTTATTTTCCTCGTCTTCAACAGGGCAGCCATCAGAGGCACATGGTTCAAATCCAACTAGGTTATTTTGCACATGTTGAATGTGATTATGACATAGATGAGAGTTTTCAGTAATGGTTTCACTCACTAAAACAGTCTTTGGCATCATTTCTTCAATAGCTAAATTCTCCCAGCCAATGGGATTTGTGGTATCAATTATGGTTGAAGCACTACTTGGAGTGGATCCAGTGTTGCCACTTGAATGCTCAATTacactttcaaaattttcggAAACAACAGGGTCCACATTCGCACTACCTCGGTTTGTGTCTTTTTTCATGACAATTTTCTCAGATATAAAACTAGTATCTTTGGACGCAGGTACAGAGTCTTCATAAGGCACTAAAGGCCAGCTGGTCAGATTTACTCGGGctggtttggggggaggaggagatAATTTAGCTTTCGGCTTCTGTAAGTCAGGGGGCGgcacacaaaaaaacttttcaggtTGGCTCACCTCATTGGCAGTCTCATACAGAGATCCATTACTAGATGACTCTTTGCTATTTTTCCCCCGACTCGGTCTTTGCGGAACTATTCCTGGCTCATAAAAACTGACACACcgctttttttcttcaatagtaaAAGGTGAGCTTGTCTCTACAATATTTCCCCTGGAAAACTCGTCATAACTCCCAACCAAAGCATCTTTGGCGTTTTTAGATGGGGCTCGACCAAGATTGTGAATAGCACCGTCTCTCTGAGGAGTTGACACCATCAGCGGTTGAGACAATTTATAAGATCCGCTAGAATTGTCATCAGAATCTGTCTGTAAGTAACGCTTAACCTCATCGCttgaattttcttggaaaacatcAGTCTGCGTGCCTTTACTGCAAAAATTCGCAGTCTGAGTACAAACAGCACTTGAATTAGCCCTTGAAAGAATACAGCGCCATTCAGATCTATTaaattcttcttgtttttgtattacGTGTCTGGGCTGGGCAACAACAGGCTTGATATCAGATGGAATGTGTGTGTATCGATTCTCATCTCTTGAGTGTACTCTATGCTCATCCTTTTTTGTTGGTGGAACAAAAACTGTCGGGGAGCTAAAGTGGCTTGCTGGTTTTCGGGGCTCTAGGGTAATTTTTGGCATCGGAGGGGGAGGTGGGATAACTTTTGATGATCCATTTTTCGAGAGAGAATTTTTGCCCTTTTGAACCTTGGCGTAAATTGGCTCAGGTGGGCTGTCCACTGTATCTAGCGATTGCTGGATAGAATAGTAGTCGGTATTATTTTTGCTCACGTCTGCCGATTTTAGTTCAGTAGACACCGTCCTCtttgtaagttttaatatgCCGGCTTTGCTTGAGCTCAATATATTACCCCAGGATGAGCCAGACGAATCGTTTCCCGATCTGTGTTTTGGCTGCTGTGGGAAAAAGGACACTTTAACTGCCGAATCGAAAGAGCTTGTCTCGTTTTTCTTCGATCGTGACGGAAGCGAAAACCGCCTTGAAAAACTTTTGCTTTGGATGGGACTGCTGGAAACACTCTGATAAACTGTATTGTCCCCTGAACTTGTTGGCTTGACAAAATCTCTTTTTGTACTAAATCTTCGGACGAGAGTTTCTACCTTTTGCTGTACATAGGGTTTGGAAGATGAAGAGCTCACTGATTCTGCGCATTCATCAGTTACTTCTGGAGTGCCAAAAACACCAGAATCTCTAGCAGTCACAAACCTCTCTTGACTTGAACACGATATCTCTGAGTCCGAATCACTCTCGTTTCGAAGGGGCTTTCTAAAAGATATCTTACCGACTGAATGCGACTGATCAAGGCTCGGTCTGATGCCTTCTTCTGTTTTAGAAATCGCTATAATTTGCTGCTCGAGCATAAATTCGACTTCCGAAGAGTCACAGCGCATTTGCGGCTGTACATCCAGCCCAGCTCTTAACAGTCTTCGGATAAGTGTTGGAAATTGTCCAACATTGGTGACAGGATTCTTTTTATTGTACTTTTTAGATTCTTCCATTTTTTGACTTATCAATTCAAGCAcatctttaaaatctttgtcCTCCCATGGCAGTTTTCCTGTAAAAACTTCTACTATCACCAtacacagagaaaaaatatcCGACTCTTTTGTAGGcacttttcttttcattactTCCGGTGACATCCATCTCCAGTAAATGTTCTTAAACACATCCCAAGGGCGCTGAACATAAACGCAATTTTCCAACTCGCCTCGGGCGCGGATGGCAAACTCGAAATTGCCCAGTTTTGCCTGAGTAGGGCTAATAATATGAACGGAATGAGAGGATATTGCTAAATGTAAAAAGCCCATATTATGGACTAATTTCAGGGCAGTGGCAATTTGGCAAAGAAAGGTCAGCTTTTTTTTAAGGCCAAATTCTTGTACAGGCAACTCGTGCATACATCTATGTAATGAGCCAAATTGGACTCTTtcataaaccaaagatatttgatGGTGTTCCTGGGTTGGTATGACCCCAAGTAAATGCAGAATACCTGGTGCATTCAACACCCGTAGATTTTCCAGTTCAACCAtcaataaattttgagatgcgCTGTTCGGCGAACCAAGTTTTAAGTCGACATCGATGAGCCGTCGTATGGTAACAATAATCCCTTTCCAAGTTCGGGGGTAATACTCCGTAACTGCTCCAcatctagaagaaaaaaatggtgATGAACTCTTTCGTCTTCGTTGAATGGAAAGCCTTATAGGTGTTTTTTGTTGCTGTCCtttgaaaagaattaaatgaaaaaaactgaattttttaaactgaaagtaaggagcgacattaaaactaaaaacgaacagatattactccgtgtgtgaaaggggctgttcccgtctcaacgccccgctctttacgctaaagttttactctttctttcaattcttaattctttattaaacattaaaaaactttagcgcaaagagcggggcgttgagaagggaacagcccctttcatacacagagtaatttctgttcgttttaagttttattgtcgctcctttcttactcgcacccgtgatcggtcttctggcaaacaataagaagttccacatttttgtagacaggagcttgaaacttttgcagtagggttctctgatacgctgaatgtgatggtgtgatttttgttaagattctatgacttttagggggtgtttatccctattttccaaaataaggcaaattttgtcaggctcgtaacttttgatgacaaagactaaatttgatgaagacttatatatttaaaatcagcatgaaaatctgattacttttttttatgtatcttttagtatcaaaattccgttttttagagtttcgtttactattgagccgggtcgctcctcgttaccacgaactgtttgattacctcGATTCTTGATTATAGAGATGGATGAATTACAACGAAACTAAACTGTGGAGAAAGATGCCAAAGAGCATCAGAGAATCTTAGGGTTACGGAGGGAAGGAGAAGGGCCCAAATCTTACCTCCGTCGATACTACCTGATTTTGAACCTCTCGGTTAGTCATACAAcgaaattaaatctttaaacgTTTAATcacaataaaatacattttatttatacttagTCTAGTTTCTTTGCTAGGTCCagcatgaaaggggctgcccccccctctcaacgccccgctctctacgctaaagtttgactctttctctcaactctactttttaaaacaataaaaactttagcgtaaagagctgggcgttgagtggggaacagcctctttcatatacggagtaatttctgttcattttaagttttaataccgctccttactttcagttgaaaaaaacttgtttttttttatttaatttctgaacgtttttgaattaatacatgttttgattttggctctccgcacatgaataattaaaacgaaatttgcatattaatttatttttatggctaaatggctttttcatagttttggtcggactattttgagaaaaaaggagcaggggagtaggcctagttaccctccaattttttggttatttaaaaaggcaactagaacttttaattttttacgaacgtttttattagtaaaaatatacgtaacttacgaattaacttacgtaacgaacttctaaattcgtatgtttttattacgtatatgaggaggttcaccttctcgttaatacctcgctctttaaactaaagcttaaattttgtcctaattccttaagaatgacccctgaatcacaaaggccgtagaataaatagttgaaattaataaaattagtttagcgtaaagagcgaggtattaggaggacgagaacccctcatatgttaatgcaattataatttctgttcgttttaagttttaatactgctccttacttttagttgaaaaaacttttcatatttactttttcattgttctttgagaagaatgctaaaaaatcctgcgcccttttcatggaaattttctttctccATTACAAATTTCTCCacggaaagttcctcccacataaccaaaaaaaatctccctgaaagcgtctgtaaacttctcaataaccattactatatgtaaacacttgtcaaagtttgtaacttgcagcccctcccatgggtactgtgggggagtaagtcgtcctcaaagacatagttattaggtttttcgactatgctgaataaaatggctatctccaaattttgatccggtgactttgggaaaaaagacttTTCCCAAAAGTAACTTTTGGGTGACTTTGggactccaattttttggtcacttaaaaagggcactagaatttttaatttccgttagaatgagaaaaacattctaggaccaatgggtcaatacgatcacctctgaaaaaaaaaaaaaaaaaaaaaacgcatccgtgatctgtcttttggcaaaaaataaaaaatttccacatttttgtagataggagcttgaaacatctactacagagttctctgataccctgaatctggtggtgtgatttcttcgtcaagattctatgacttttaaggggtgtttccccctattttctaaaataatgcaaattttctcaggctcgtaaattttgatgggtaattctaaacttaatgaaacttatatatttacaatcaactttaaaatacgattcttttgatgtaactattgttgtaaaaattccgttatttagagtttcggttactattgacccgggtcgctcAATTACCTGTTTGATATCCGTCCAACGCTTcggcattgctcaacagaactgaatactgaaagtaatatatcttagtttttgtaagtaggctatggttttgtgtattttttgtaattaattactttttttcatttttatatacctttaatttaatttaaatacttttcCATTGCCATCAGAAAAATTTTTGTCTCTAGgcttcattaaattaaaaaaaaaaaaaaaaaaaaaaataccggtTGCCCCTTCCTAAACaactcgctcttcacgctacaaTTTTTCGgcactataaagaaaaaagctacttattgttctaattcaACAAACCTTGCGTTTCAGGAgttatttgttcaaaattgggacacaacttaaactttagcacaaagagcgaggtgtcgaggGGAGACAAACccgcctcatatacgtaataattttgtttgttataagttttaatgttgctccttactttcaattgaaaaaacttgtttttttatatttaatttctgatcattttttaaataacaccaAGATAACTagctccacctccacggaaaaatctccATTCCCAATAAAATATCCTCTGGGCAATTCAATCCAGGTGGAAATTTACCCCAGATAATTACTCTTAACATCTCTACGcctaaaattgaatcggtaagGAGAAAGcgagacatataaagaaatttcgtataggaattctggtaaattcgCCTAGTGTAAAACTTCCCTTGAAAAGCTCATCCCTTGGAaatttccctctccatggaaaattctccccgtgcaaAATCCTCCCATCAGAAAATTCATCTTCTTCCTCCCCAACCGAAAAATacatgtatacttcccaatagcaaataaaaCAGTGGATAAATTTTACAACTtattcccccagggactgtaaGGGGGGAGGGTCATTttatctctaaagacatagttattgggcttttCAACGATGCTGAAGAAAagatctatctcaaaattttgatcggataattttgggaaaaaagtggcgtgggagggggcctagttgccctccaattttttggtcacttgaagaGGGCACCAagtacttttcatttccgttacaatgagccctctctcgacgTTTTAGgcccactgggtcaatacgatcgcccctaaaaaaaataataaagaaacaaattaacacTCATccattatctttcttctggcaaaaattacaaaattccacatttttgcagatatgagcttgaaacccctatagtagggttctttgatacactaaatctgatggtatgattttcattaaaattctaagaCTTCTAGGGGggtctttccccttttttaaaaatcaaacaaattttctcaggctcgtagcttttgataggtaaaactaagcttaatgaaactcatatatttggaatcagcatattcagccaattcttttatatattaattggtgtcaaaattccgtttttaaaagtttcggtaactattgatccgggtcgttccttacagttcgttgccacgaactggatcaaacagttcgtggtaacaaactgtagtaaggagcgaccctgctcaatagtaaaggaaactctaaaaacggaatttcgatgctaaaagatacataaaaagaaccggatttttatgccgattttaaatatataagtttcatcaaatttagtctttgtcatcaaaagttgcgagcctgagaaaatttgccttattttggaaaatagggggaaacacccactaagtcataggatcttaacgaaaatcacaccatcgcattcagcgtatcagagaacccattagaaaaaatttcaaggtcaaatctacaaaaatgtggaatttcgtatttttttttttgccggaagacagatcacgggtgcttgtttatttttttttatttttttttatttttttttatttttttttattttttttttatttttttttatttttttttatttttttttatttttttttatttctttttatttttttatttctttttatttatttatttatttctttttatttcttttttttattattttttttattatttttttattatttttttattatttttttattatttttttattattttttatttatttttttatttatttatttttttaattttttttatttttttttatttttttatttttttttatttttttatttttttttatttttttatttttttattttttttatttttttatttttttttatttttttttaatttttttatttttatttattttattttatttttttaattattatttattcatttatttttatcttatttttttattattatttttttcaggggttatcgtatcaactaagtggtcctagagtgttgcaagagggctcattctaacggaaatgaaaagttttagtaccctttttaagtgaccaacaaaattggagggcacctaggccccctctcaagctgacttttttcccaaagtcaacggatcaaaattttgagatagccattttttccgcatagtcgaaaaccataataactatgtctttggggatgacttactcccccacagtccctgggggaggggctgcaagttacaaactttgaccaatgtttatatacagtaatggctattgggaagcgtatcgacgtttttagggggatttttttgatttgggtgtggggttgatgtgagggggctatgtgggaggatctttccttggaggaatatttcatgggggaagagaaatccaatgaaaagggcctaggattttctagcattactattaaagaaacaaagaaaatataaacatgaaatttttttcaattgacagtgagcagtagcattaaaacttaaaacgaacagagatttttacgcatatgaggggttctaattacgcatatgaggggctcaaaaatgctttagcataaagagcgaggtatttaggaggagataaatacttcgctctttacgctaaagcatttttagtaatttcaactatttattctacggcctctctgattcaggggtccttcttaaagaattaggacaaaacttaaaatttagtgtcaagagcgaggtattaacgaggggacaaactccctcatacatgtaattaaaaatataagaatataaaagtttgttacgtaagttaattcgtaagttacgtatatttttttactaataaaaaagttcgttaaaaatgttctagttgcctttttaagtaaccaaaaaattggagggcaactaggccttcttccccaccccttatttctcaaaatcgtctgatcaaaactaagagaaagccatttagccaaaaaaaaaaaattaatatgcaaattttattttaacaatttatgtacggagagccaaaatcaaacatgcattaattcaaaaacaccAAACAGTAGGCAAGTCTCCAGTCAATTTGGAAATTAAAATCATTCCAATGTTTTCTCAGTATTATGTGGCTTAGACGAACTaaaccaatagaaatttttgcGGAGTATATTTGTATGTATAGTATTTATTGCAATGTAAGGTACTTCCGTATTGTATGATACACACTCGAGAAATGAAGTTTGGTTCTTTAGTAACAAAACTATGAAAACtacgacaaagaattatggTGGGTGGGATCTCAcgacacattatattaaatatctaacctAACCCAATCAAAATATCATCTCCATatattcatttaataaaaaatatacctacaacgAAGATTTTAACTGAGCCTAagctagttttcttttaataccCAATGTGTTACTACTGTTACGCGCCACCTTGTGTATGTGATTCTTGAAAGAGGACGGCCCCTATGTTTTCGCTATATTTCCCTCTGATGTAGGTAGCTTTCCAATTTAAGAGGTTCAATTCGGCCAAGACGACGCAACGTTTGCAGATTAACTATATCCAATATCCAAGTTTATTTGGAATTTTCTGCATTTTAATGAAGTCGTCAGACGCCTGTTTGTGgtactaggagattttaatccTTATCTTCAATCAAGTCGCTGAAGATTCAAATCCTATTTCAAATTTCCCATTCTCTTTGGTACTTCCAAAATTGATAAGCGAAATGGCTTAGTAATCACGAATTCATCCTATATAAAGTCCTTTGAAGCAAGGTCATATTCAAGGAGGAGTTACCAGGTTCACCCCAACCCCCAAAAACTGGCCGACTTGTGAAAATGTAACAAAgaagcatataaaaaaaaacttgacgcTTTTTCTGTAAACCTACTCCAAATATACCAACCcccgaacaaaatcctggatacgctcATGCTCTCACACTTGAAGCAACATAACTTACTATGTTATTAAAACCTATAACATAATTCCCCGACAATCGCATGGCTTTATTCTGTTGAAATACAGATTATTATTTGGGTTGATCACTTGAATTCTTGCGCCATGTCTAGGTACCTAATTCGAAGTTCTTCGTTCAAACTTggcattacaaaaaaaaatcaatacatgCTTCTGCTGacagcaaaatttgcatattcaacggACAAATCTTAAAAGTGGCAGTTGCCAAGCGCCTTTTCTGGTTATCCCACAAAATATCAGATCATTCTGGAACGGcgaaataaaacaagaaaacaagatTGCTATTCGTTCCATGAAAATCAAAACGATGGATCGCAAAATGATTATTGACTTTGCAAAGAATTGGATTTAAGTACCTTACCAGGTATTTTCACTAATTGACAAGAAGATTGGCTATTTAAGAAAATGCAATAAACAGTACCCATAAAATGGAATTAAGTAGGCTGATGAAATACCCATATAAGGAAGGGGGGATAAACAAATAGAATTCTGGCCTCTCCTGCGCCAGGGGCAAAATCTTCATTAGTGCCACCCCTCCCAAACGTTTTCAGGTcacattttaacaaaattttcgttaattaacaaaatttaaatgcaCAAATCTACCATTTCTTGCTACAGATTCTTGTTATAGTAGTATTCTTGTATATGGTTTAATAGATTGCTGCAAGGAACTTTAGCTGCAAGATTGCTGCAAGGAACTTTTGCAATGCCGTTCCAAATGTAATgagagattgtgacgtcaaagtaaaagaaacgaaatatattggaatcattaaaggtataccgaccaattttgatgagaaaatgttaattgattgcaataatattactcatgcgaagcgaataggcaattctttggctgttag from Artemia franciscana chromosome 5, ASM3288406v1, whole genome shotgun sequence harbors:
- the LOC136026916 gene encoding uncharacterized protein LOC136026916 — its product is MPISSNGDEYSGRKMYNSSSPPCIIPTRVSNLETANTSEILHVYVIDDKAEKVEEFIVKKGVPVDIKNKLNQTALFVAAFLGSEKTLLKLLQLGADPNKGCGQFYRYTPVHGACFSGSPRVLTYLVEAGGDLRRRDEFGRTPRDWAVGYLNRPAQRMEILAVIESYRELATSGSSKAVDAFKKPKSKMLRSMAQILHLPYAQQEENIPGPLGHIQATGFGTIFFGSTATMGCIPVRKIQENECTDIISKNDLESNKDIYRVAAKKAVPYRCGAVTEYYPRTWKGIIVTIRRLIDVDLKLGSPNSASQNLLMVELENLRVLNAPGILHLLGVIPTQEHHQISLVYERVQFGSLHRCMHELPVQEFGLKKKLTFLCQIATALKLVHNMGFLHLAISSHSVHIISPTQAKLGNFEFAIRARGELENCVYVQRPWDVFKNIYWRWMSPEVMKRKVPTKESDIFSLCMVIVEVFTGKLPWEDKDFKDVLELISQKMEESKKYNKKNPVTNVGQFPTLIRRLLRAGLDVQPQMRCDSSEVEFMLEQQIIAISKTEEGIRPSLDQSHSVGKISFRKPLRNESDSDSEISCSSQERFVTARDSGVFGTPEVTDECAESVSSSSSKPYVQQKVETLVRRFSTKRDFVKPTSSGDNTVYQSVSSSPIQSKSFSRRFSLPSRSKKNETSSFDSAVKVSFFPQQPKHRSGNDSSGSSWGNILSSSKAGILKLTKRTVSTELKSADVSKNNTDYYSIQQSLDTVDSPPEPIYAKVQKGKNSLSKNGSSKVIPPPPPMPKITLEPRKPASHFSSPTVFVPPTKKDEHRVHSRDENRYTHIPSDIKPVVAQPRHVIQKQEEFNRSEWRCILSRANSSAVCTQTANFCSKGTQTDVFQENSSDEVKRYLQTDSDDNSSGSYKLSQPLMVSTPQRDGAIHNLGRAPSKNAKDALVGSYDEFSRGNIVETSSPFTIEEKKRCVSFYEPGIVPQRPSRGKNSKESSSNGSLYETANEVSQPEKFFCVPPPDLQKPKAKLSPPPPKPARVNLTSWPLVPYEDSVPASKDTSFISEKIVMKKDTNRGSANVDPVVSENFESVIEHSSGNTGSTPSSASTIIDTTNPIGWENLAIEEMMPKTVLVSETITENSHLCHNHIQHVQNNLVGFEPCASDGCPVEDEENNRNENVENQMIQNPSTDLVPVVESVLETVNIKEETAYLSVVEDQGGIEAVNSANQ